One part of the Gossypium raimondii isolate GPD5lz chromosome 1, ASM2569854v1, whole genome shotgun sequence genome encodes these proteins:
- the LOC105784923 gene encoding bZIP transcription factor 44, translating to MASSSGNSNSSGSTLLQISGSEEDLHRLMDERKRKRMESNRESARRSRMRKQKYLDDLMAQLTLLRKDNNQILTSINFITHHYFNIEAENSVLRAQFMELSQRLDSLNHILNYLNDPTLNNGIWVYETEPFETSADSFTNFTLNQPIVASADIFQY from the coding sequence ATGGCATCGTCCAGTGGGAATTCCAATTCTTCAGGTTCGACTCTGCTTCAGATTTCAGGCTCCGAAGAGGATCTGCATCGGTTGATGgatgaaaggaaaagaaagaggaTGGAATCAAACAGGGAATCAGCAAGAAGATCCAGGATGAGAAAACAGAAGTATCTGGATGATTTAATGGCTCAACTCACACTCCTAAGGAAAGATAATAATCAAATCTTAAcaagcatcaatttcatcacCCATCATTACTTCAACATTGAAGCTGAGAACTCTGTTTTGAGGGCCCAGTTTATGGAACTAAGCCAAAGATTGGATTCTCTAAATCATATCCTCAATTATCTTAATGATCCCACACTAAACAATGGGATTTGGGTTTATGAAACTGAACCCTTTGAAACAAGTGCTGATAGTTTCACCAATTTTACTCTTAACCAACCAATTGTGGCCTCTGCAGATATCTTTCAGTACTGA